One segment of Pseudooceanicola aestuarii DNA contains the following:
- a CDS encoding FliI/YscN family ATPase, whose translation MHTAFSELASTTRGIERSRITGEVAAVLGLVLTVTGLERAVGIGSRCVVAGRKGEVLGEVVGIDTSGTRLLPFGSWDGVMTGDKVTLREDGDVIRPDDSWIGRVVDALGRPLDGQGHLPEGQDDRPLLGKPLPAFQRRRVGARIETGVKVMDVFTPLCQGQRMGVFSGSGVGKSTLMAMLARNSEADVIVVGLVGERGREVQDFLQEDLGPEGLARAVVVVATGDEPPLMRRQSAWTATAIAEHFRDAGKQVLLLLDSVTRFAMAQREIGLAGGEPPTTKGYPPTIFAELPHMMERAGPGAGTGGDITAIYTVLVEGDDMDDPIADAVRGIVDGHIVLDRRIAEGGRFPAVNLLRSVSRLLPGCHTPAEYAVYKAARTALARHADMEELVRIGAYREGSDAEVDAAIRFFGPVDTFLGQRKGQSMEADQTFAHLYTQLGDAGIPVDLPPPEITAEAETPPDSQTPAATRPRGEGLMTM comes from the coding sequence ATGCATACAGCCTTTTCTGAGCTTGCCAGTACTACCCGTGGCATAGAGAGATCCCGCATCACCGGAGAGGTGGCAGCGGTGCTGGGGCTGGTGCTGACCGTTACCGGGCTGGAACGCGCGGTGGGCATCGGGTCGCGCTGCGTCGTGGCTGGCCGCAAGGGGGAGGTGCTGGGCGAAGTGGTCGGCATCGACACCAGCGGCACCCGCCTGTTGCCGTTCGGCAGCTGGGACGGCGTGATGACGGGGGACAAGGTCACGCTGCGCGAAGACGGCGATGTGATTCGCCCCGATGACAGTTGGATCGGTCGGGTGGTCGATGCCCTGGGCCGGCCGCTGGACGGACAGGGGCACCTTCCCGAAGGGCAGGACGACCGCCCCCTGCTGGGCAAGCCTCTGCCCGCGTTTCAACGCCGCCGGGTCGGGGCGCGGATCGAAACGGGGGTCAAGGTGATGGATGTATTCACCCCGTTGTGCCAGGGCCAGCGGATGGGTGTGTTCTCCGGTTCGGGGGTGGGGAAATCGACGCTGATGGCCATGCTGGCGCGCAATTCGGAGGCCGACGTGATCGTGGTCGGGCTGGTCGGTGAACGCGGCCGCGAGGTACAGGATTTCCTGCAAGAGGATCTGGGCCCCGAGGGGCTGGCCCGCGCCGTGGTCGTGGTGGCCACCGGGGACGAGCCGCCGCTGATGCGCCGGCAATCCGCCTGGACCGCCACCGCCATCGCCGAACATTTCCGCGACGCGGGCAAGCAGGTGTTGCTGTTGCTGGACAGCGTGACCCGCTTTGCCATGGCCCAGCGGGAGATCGGATTGGCCGGTGGGGAACCTCCCACCACCAAGGGCTATCCCCCCACGATCTTTGCCGAACTGCCCCACATGATGGAACGTGCCGGGCCCGGTGCCGGGACAGGCGGCGATATCACCGCGATCTACACCGTGCTGGTTGAAGGCGACGACATGGACGATCCGATCGCCGACGCGGTGCGCGGCATTGTCGACGGCCATATCGTGCTGGATCGTCGCATCGCGGAGGGCGGGCGCTTCCCGGCGGTGAACCTGCTGCGGTCGGTTTCCCGCCTGCTGCCGGGCTGTCACACACCCGCCGAATACGCCGTCTACAAGGCCGCGCGCACCGCCCTGGCCCGTCATGCCGACATGGAGGAGCTGGTGCGCATCGGCGCCTACCGCGAAGGCTCCGACGCGGAGGTCGACGCCGCGATCCGGTTCTTCGGCCCGGTCGACACCTTCCTGGGTCAGCGCAAGGGGCAAAGCATGGAGGCGGACCAGACCTTTGCCCATCTTTATACCCAGCTGGGAGACGCCGGGATCCCCGTGGACCTGCCCCCGCCCGAAATCACCGCAGAGGCAGAAACCCCGCCGGATTCCCAGACCCCCGCCGCAACGCGGCCACGGGGGGAGGGGTTGATGACGATGTAG